A genomic window from Gossypium hirsutum isolate 1008001.06 chromosome D10, Gossypium_hirsutum_v2.1, whole genome shotgun sequence includes:
- the LOC107945644 gene encoding translocase of chloroplast 159, chloroplastic-like, with the protein MDALLSAPEITSQSLSTSPGSSSSSSSLTSNDDSEFVTSSVSERTLEDNGNGKTNDSNENGEGKFETVPERPFMADPDEVIPTVRDVSDAPFVGSDGSNVILNEDSFGDGDNGLEEYRGEGSMGKVDVDSVGNGEKDDKVEMGSIGEVDQSVLSMESGEEGRIGIFENNLVLDGGAKGFNPMIVETVDHQVVEVDGSKFSGEEELVVDAKPLTGAALGIETLVMKETEVVPVDDNASLDNGLNHADGSKFFGGDELAVDAENKADIASGVMLGKDNSGTELNDLKDEEIIDILEQAFAEKVDGGGGDGIQAKDSSAQPTEIMAAHETENLDSDSQSKRSVTLPGEESHWPESVEQTTVAGKVSFEGEMEEKQHQNEGSETDGEAESMFFKNAEAAKQFLEELERGSAIGSHSGADTSHNHIQTNAIDSDEEGDTDEEGEGKELFDSAALAALLKAATGAGSDGGNITITSQDGSRLFTVERPAGLGSSLQNATSAPRSNRPNIFSPAVTSRGDSDNNLTEEDKIKLEKLQLIRVKFLRILQRLGLSTEDSLAAQVLYRLAHVARRQTSELFSVDSAKRKALELETEGKDDLSFSINMLVLGKIGVGKSATINSIFGESKTSIHAFEPATTVVKEITGMVDGVKLRIIDTPGLKSSAMEQGANHKVLASIKQYIKKCPPDVVVYVDRLDSQTRDLNDLPLLRSITNSLGSSFWKNAIVALTHAASAPPDGPSGSPLSYED; encoded by the coding sequence ATGGACGCCTTGCTTTCTGCCCCGGAAATCACTTCTCAGTCGCTCTCTACCTCTCCAggttcttcttcctcttcttcttctttaactTCGAATGATGATTCTGAGTTTGTAACTAGTTCAGTAAGTGAACGTACTTTGGAAGATAATGGGAATGGTAAAACTAATGATAGTAACGAGAATGGTGAGGGGAAGTTTGAAACAGTACCCGAGAGGCCATTTATGGCTGACCCTGATGAAGTAATTCCGACCGTGAGGGATGTTAGTGATGCCCCTTTTGTTGGTTCTGATGGTtcgaatgtgattttgaatgaggACTCGTTTGGGGATGGCGATAATGGTTTAGAGGAATATAGAGGTGAGGGTTCGATGGGGAAGGTTGATGTTGATAGTGTTGGTAATGGGGAAAAGGACGATAAGGTGGAAATGGGTTCCATTGGAGAAGTCGACCAATCTGTTTTATCAATGGAAAGTGGAGAGGAAGGTAGAATTGGGATTTTTGAGAATAATTTGGTGTTAGATGGTGGAGCTAAGGGTTTCAATCCTATGATTGTAGAAACAGTAGATCATCAGGTAGTTGAAGTCGATGGTTCGAAATTTTCTGGCGAAGAGGAGTTGGTTGTCGATGCGAAACCTTTGACTGGAGCTGCTTTAGGCATTGAGACATTGGTGATGAAGGAGACAGAGGTGGTTCCAGTTGACGATAATGCGAGCTTGGATAACGGCTTGAATCATGCTGATGGTTCGAAGTTTTTCGGCGGAGACGAGTTGGCTGTTGATGCTGAGAATAAAGCTGATATTGCCAGTGGGGTTATGCTTGGTAAAGACAATTCTGGGACTGAGCTAAATGATCTCAAAGATGAGGAGATCATAGATATTTTGGAACAAGCATTTGCTGAGAAAGTAGATGGAGGGGGTGGAGATGGAATTCAGGCAAAGGATAGTTCTGCTCAACCTACAGAAATAATGGCAGCTCATGAAACAGAGAATTTAGATAGTGATTCTCAAAGCAAAAGGTCAGTAACCCTGCCAGGAGAAGAATCTCATTGGCCTGAGTCAGTGGAGCAAACTACAGTGGCTGGAAAAGTTAGTTTTGAAGGTGAAATGGAAGAGAAGCAGCATCAGAATGAAGGCTCAGAGACTGATGGAGAGGCTGAAAGTATGTTTTTTAAGAATGCTGAAGCTGCTAAGCAATTCTTGGAGGAGCTAGAACGAGGATCTGCCATTGGTTCTCACTCGGGTGCTGATACTTCTCATAATCATATACAGACAAATGCTATTGATTCAGATGAAGAAGGGGATACGGATGAAGAAGGAGAGGGGAAGGAGTTATTTGATTCTGCTGCTTTGGCAGCCCTCTTGAAAGCAGCAACTGGTGCTGGCTCTGATGGCGGCAACATTACTATAACCTCTCAAGATGGATCTAGGCTTTTCACTGTTGAACGTCCTGCAGGCTTAGGATCCTCACTGCAAAATGCAACATCCGCACCTCGATCAAACAGGCCTAACATATTTAGTCCTGCTGTAACAAGTAGGGGAGATTCTGACAACAACTTGACAgaagaagataaaataaaattggaaaagTTACAGCTTATAAGAGTCAAATTTTTGAGGATTCTTCAAAGGCTCGGACTTTCTACTGAAGATTCTTTAGCAGCACAGGTTCTTTATAGACTGGCACATGTTGCAAGGAGACAAACCAGTGAACTGTTTAGTGTTGATTCTGCGAAGAGGAAAGCTTTGGAACTTGAAACAGAGGGTAAAGATGATTTAAGCTTCTCCATAAACATGCTTGTGCTTGGGAAGATTGGGGTGGGCAAGAGTGCCACAATAAATTCAATCTTTGGTGAGTCAAAGACCTCAATTCATGCATTTGAACCTGCCACTACAGTAGTGAAAGAGATTACTGGAATGGTAGATGGTGTTAAACTGAGAATCATTGATACCCCAGGTTTGAAATCTTCTGCCATGGAGCAAGGTGCCAATCACAAGGTCCTAGCTTCTATAAAGCAATACATAAAGAAGTGTCCCCCCGATGTTGTAGTCTATGTTGATCGGTTGGACAGCCAGACCCGGGATCTTAATGATCTGCCATTGTTAAGATCAATCACTAATTCTCTTGGCTCCTCTTTCTGGAAAAATGCCATAGTTGCTTTGACTCATGCTGCTTCTGCACCCCCTGATGGACCATCTGGCTCACCTTTGAGTTATGAGGATTAG
- the LOC107922479 gene encoding uncharacterized protein: MLETKGCQFKLGCEVQSVLPADNGTTMVCGDGFQETYNGCIMAVDAPTALKLLGNQATFEETRVLGAFQYATSDIFLHRDSTLMPQNKSAWSALNFLNSSKNNAFLTYWLNALQYIGKTSEPFFVTVNPDHTPKNTLLKWSTGHAIPSVAASKPSLELGQIQGKRGIWFCGYDFNQDELKAGMDAAHGILGKHSSVLHSPKNMSPSFMETTARLFVTKFFQQYISMGCVTFLEEGGRIFTFKGNMEKCPLKTVLKVHNPQFYWRIMKEADIGLADAYIHGDFSFLDETEGLLNLFRILVANKENSAASGSNKRRTWWSPALLTASISSAKYFVKHLLRQNTITQARRNISRVVCAAMPSRRRTKSRELPRPIVEELVGLCINHGSGHFCFLFSTL; the protein is encoded by the exons ATGCTGGAGACTAAAGGTTGTCAATTTAAACTTGGTTGTGAAGTACAATCTGTTTTGCCTGCTGATAATG GTACCACCATGGTCTGTGGAGATGGTTTTCAAGAAACTTACAATGGATGCATAATGGCTGTTGATGCTCCCACTGCCCTAAAATTATTAGGAAATCAAGCAACATTTGAAGAAACAAGAGTACTGGGTGCTTTCCAATATGCTACCAG TGATATTTTCCTTCACCGGGATAGTACTTTAATGCCACAAAACAAATCAGCTTGGAGTGCATTGAATTTTCTCAATAGTAGCAAAAATAATGCATTCTTAACATACTGGCTCAATGCATTACAG TATATTGGGAAAACAAGTGAGCCATTTTTTGTGACTGTCAATCCAGACCATACCCCGAAGAATACCTTGCTTAAGTGGTCGACTGGCCATGCAATTCCCTCTGTTGCTGCATCAAAACCTTCACTTGAGCTTGGTCAGATTCAGGGGAAGAGAGGAATCTGGTTCTGTG GCTATGACTTCAATCAGGATGAACTAAAG GCTGGTATGGATGCTGCACATGGTATCTTGGGAAAGCATTCTTCTGTTCTGCACAGTCCAAAGAATATGTCACCCTCTTTCATGGAAACAACGGCACGCCTCTTTGTTACTAAATTCTTTCAACAATATATATCTATGGGCTGCGTAAC TTTCTTAGAGGAAGGAGGCAGAATTTTCACTTTCAAAGGAAACATGGAAAAGTGTCCTCTTAAAACAGTTCTGAAAGTGCATAATCCTCAGTTTTACTGGAGG ATCATGAAAGAAGCTGATATAGGCCTTGCAGATGCATATATCCATggagatttttcttttcttgatgaAACTGAAGGCCTTCTTAATCTTTTCCGG ATTCTTGTTGCCAATAAAGAGAACTCAGCTGCCTCAGGATCGAATAAAAGAAG GACTTGGTGGTCACCTGCTCTGTTAACAGCTAGTATATCATCTGCAAAGTATTTTGTGAAGCATCTCTTAAGACAAAATACTATTACACAAGCTCGTAGGAACATTTCTCGTGTTGTTTGTGCAGCTATGCCATCAAGAAGAAGGACGAAATCGAGAGAGTTGCCAAGGCCAATCGTTGAGGAATTGGTAGGACTTTGCATAAACCATGGCAGTGGACACTTCTGTTTTTTATTCAGTACTTTATAA
- the LOC107915823 gene encoding probable protein S-acyltransferase 15, with the protein MKLKNFLSLPIFSVFFVMGFVYYITVFILIEDWVGLQTSAGSLNSMIFTTLVCLCVLSFLVGVLTDPGRVPSSYIPDVEDTSFASDQEPKKNVLQSKYCDKCAAYKPPRTHHCRVCKRCILRMDHHCLWINNCVGYWNYKAFFNLILYATIGSIHSSVIVISCFRQKDWNYSGTTPLKIFYLACGLMMLALSVTLGTLLGWHIYLITHNMTTIEYYEGIRAAWLAKKSGLSYRHPFDISVYKNITLVLGPNTLRWFCPTSMSHLKDGVSFPTLRDSS; encoded by the exons atgaaattgaaaaatttccTCTCGCTTCCAATTTTTTCAGTGTTTTTCGTGATGGGTTTTGTTTATTATATCACAGTTTTCATTTTAATTGAAGATTGGGTTGGTTTGCAGACCTCAGCTGGGTCTTTAAATTCCATGATCTTCACCACCTTGGTTTGTCTTTGTGTCTTGTCTTTCCTCGTTGGTGTCCTTACTGACCCAGGCCGTGTTCCTTCTTCTTATATCCCTGATGTTGAAGATACTTCTTTTGCCTCAGATCAAGAACCCAAGAAAAAT GTTCTACAATCAAAATACTGTGACAAATGTGCTGCATATAAACCCCCAAGGACACATCACTGCCGGGTTTGCAAAAGATGCATACTAAGGATG GATCATCATTGCCTGTGGATAAATAATTGTGTTGGTTATTGGAACTATAAAGCTTTCTTCAATCTTATACTTTATGCAACCATTGGTAGCATCCACTCCTCA GTAATTGTAATAAGCTGTTTCCGTCAGAAGGACTGGAATTACAGTGGGACAACTCCCCTCAAAATTTTTTAT CTTGCGTGTGGATTAATGATGCTTGCATTATCAGTAACACTTGGGACTCTCTTAGGTTGGCATATCTACCTTATAACTCACAATATGACAACTATAGAG TATTATGAGGGAATACGAGCTGCATGGTTGGCAAAGAAATCCGGGCTGAGCTATCGTCATCCATTCGATATCAGTGTTTACAAAAATATTACCTTG GTATTGGGTCCCAACACACTGAGATGGTTTTGTCCGACATCAATGAGCCATCTAAAAGACGGAGTTAGCTTCCCTACTTTACGTGATAGTTCGTAG